Part of the Burkholderia sp. FERM BP-3421 genome, AGAACTGCATCGCCGGATGTTGCTCGACGGCGACCAGCATGTCCTCGAAGCGGCCGAGCACGTGCGGGCGGATCGCTTCGCGTTCGAATGCGCCCGCGAGCATCGCGACCTGGGGTTTCTCGGTGGAGACCGCGAAGTGGTTCGCCCAGAAATGCACGAGGCGTTCGACGAAGGGCGTCGGCGTGACGAGCGCGCTGTTGACGCGGGCGTCGACCGCCGAGCGGTAACGGTCGCCGACCTCGGCGCGCAGCATCTTGCGCGTGGCTTGCTGGGCGGGGGTCCGTGCCGGAGGCCGCGGCGGATGTCGATGCCGTAGGGGTGTCCGAGGGGGCTTTGGCGGCGCGGGCGCGGTTTTCCTGCTGGCGGGTTTGCGCGTACGCGCCGAACAGGGTCGCGGAATCGGGTTCCGACGCCCACGCGGCGGATGCCGGGTCGTAATGGTCGAGCTGCGCGCGCAGCCACGCAGCGGGATCGGCGGGCGGCGCTTCGTCCGGACGCGCGCCGAGCCCGAAGCGGTTCATCGCGATCGCCGCTGAGGCCGGATCGGGAGAGGGGGACATGCTCGTTCCTTCGCGCGGGAGAGATGAACGTTAAACGGAGGGGGCGTGGGAATCCGTCGCGGTTGCGGCGAATTTTTTTTGCTTTCCGGGCGTTCCGGTCGAATGCGGGGGTGGCGAGTCGGCGTTCGGTCAATGATATGCGCCGGGATTTCGTATTGGATGGCGATGGGTTGGAGGCTTGCGTATTCCCGGCGGCCCGGTTGATGTCGGCAATTTTTGCGCATCGTAGAATCGATTTCCCTCGCATTCGGTTCGTACAGCCTGCCTATGCCTGCTCCGCGATTCATCCCTGTCCAAATTTCTTGCTCGATCGTGTTGGGCGTCGCTGCCTTGACGGCCGGTGCGGTACGGGCGGATAGCGGAGAGGCGCGCCCGGTTACGGGACAAAGCATGAGCAGCCCCGGTGATATTCCCTCCTCTTCCAATGGGCTGACGGACTGTCGTCCGTTCCTGATCGAAGGGACCGCCCGTTCGAAGGGGCTCGTCGGGAAGTTCTTCGCGGCGGTCGATCCGCGCAGACACATAGCGACGCTCCAGGTTACCGATACGGGCCCCGCGGATTTCTCTTTCGGCGTATCGGGTGCTCGGGCATGGGTCAAGGATGCCGGCGGCATCGTCAGCGACGCGGATTTCGCCGGCTATCGGGAAGGCATCGTGAGCGATGCCTATTGGCTGAGCGGCGGGATAGCGAATAAGTGCTGGCCGGCAAGCATCCGGTCGTCGGGCACCGAGCCGCTCCACGGAACGCCCGCCGACACGCTGCGCGTATCGCCGCAAGGCGGCAAGGCGACAACCGCCTGGATTTCCCGCGTGACGCATCTGCCGCTGCGCTGGTCCCGGAGAGACGAACCGGATGTCGCCTCGACGACCTACTCGGACTATCGTCGCGTTGGCGATCGCGTCATTCCTTTCAGGCAACGCATCGTGGATCGCGACGGGAATCAGTGGGATCTGCGCGCCGTTCGGGTGCGGACGGGCGCTGCCTCGGATCGGGTCGATGAACGCGCCCAAAAACCGGCATCCACGTCGAGCGATCATTGGATCGACGGCGGCGACACCACGACGATTCCGATGGATGGAAGCGGGAAACCACGCGTCAACGTCTTCATCAACGGGAAAGGACCGTTCAGCTTCCTGTTCGACAGCGGCGGCGCGCTGATGATGTCGCGGGCCGCCGCCGATGCCGCAGGACTCAAGCTGTTCGGGAAAGGACAGGAGACGGGGATAACCGGTGCGGCGACCACGATCCGCTTCGCGAAGATCGGGGATCTGCGCATCGGGTCGGCCCATCTGCGAGATCAGTTTGTTTCCATCAGGGACGGCGCTTCGAATGGCGTCGCCCCGCAGGATGCCGGGTTGATCGGCTATGAAGTGCTTGCGCGGTTTACAACCACTTTCGATTTTCCCAACCGGACGATCAGCCTCTCGCTTCAACCTGGAGAGGCGACGGCCGGCGGTT contains:
- a CDS encoding aspartyl protease family protein, with the translated sequence MSSPGDIPSSSNGLTDCRPFLIEGTARSKGLVGKFFAAVDPRRHIATLQVTDTGPADFSFGVSGARAWVKDAGGIVSDADFAGYREGIVSDAYWLSGGIANKCWPASIRSSGTEPLHGTPADTLRVSPQGGKATTAWISRVTHLPLRWSRRDEPDVASTTYSDYRRVGDRVIPFRQRIVDRDGNQWDLRAVRVRTGAASDRVDERAQKPASTSSDHWIDGGDTTTIPMDGSGKPRVNVFINGKGPFSFLFDSGGALMMSRAAADAAGLKLFGKGQETGITGAATTIRFAKIGDLRIGSAHLRDQFVSIRDGASNGVAPQDAGLIGYEVLARFTTTFDFPNRTISLSLQPGEATAGGSAASVIALDHTVPVVEGAMNGVADYFWLDTGFNGALLVNRTFGIAHPTAMPERLYDIGGSLSAVGGGSTIQAGRISSVTIGTVTFADVIGMFSSVDSGLNTDSEFAADVGDALLGSCAVTFDYKARRLWIAQSDVSGRPLPSAYNRAGFGIEYANSGVANVSYVRESSPAAEVGLREGDRVIGINGREVSGAVVLAIKSRLRTRDDAPIRLTVLRAGSVLELAVQPRDYVQ